A segment of the Burkholderiales bacterium genome:
CGCGACGAAACCCATTCGGCGGTCAGATCACGGCCGTCTTTGCGGCGGCCGGTGGCGGTCGGATCTTCCGGATCGGCCAGCTTGTCGCTGATGAAGTAGGGCCGGCCGCCGCCGAGCGCGACTTTCAGGCTGCGTTTGACGTGGTCCGATACTTCGATCATCTGCCGCGCGATGTCCTTGACGCCGCACGCGCCCGGCGCGAGCTTCGCGGTTTTTTCATGGCTGCGGATTTCGGCATCACTTTCCCAGTCGCGCACCGCGGTATGCGCATAGTTGGCGGCCGGGGTCGCGTGCGTGATGCGCGCAGTCGAGACCACGCCGGTATCCTTGCCCTGATATGCGGCTTGTTCGAGGATGGTCGCAAGTGACTTGCTCGCGATCGTTTGCGCATCGCATTCGAGGCGGCTGGTCGTGTGGTCGACGGCGAGCATGCCTTCGCGCGCCTTGTAGCCTGTCACCATTGCGGTCATGGTCGGCGCTGAATCCGGCGTCTGTTGATCCCACGAATAGGTTTTGGAAAGCGCCAGGAACGGAAGTTTTTCGAAAAACAACTGGTTTTCCTCACCGGGCTTGCCATTCATCTGCCCTTCGAGGATGCGCGCGGCGGACGCGGTCGAGACGCCCAGACCGTCGCCGACAAACAGGATCACGTTCTTCGCGTGGCGGTTGATGCGGCGCGTATCGTGCCGGGCGTCTTCAATAAACTGCTGGCCGCTTTGGAACCAATCCTGCACGGATTCCGGCCCTTTAACGACCGGGGCCGCCGATTGCTGGGCCAGGCTGACGGGCGTCAGAACCGCGCTGGCGGCGATTGCCACGACGGCAATTGTGCTGCACGAAACGAATTTCATCGATAACTCCTCACCGGTTGTGTATGGATTTGCAAAGCGATTTGCGAAGGACGGGAAGCTTGCGTTAAGCGAACGTCGCCCGAAAGTCGGGTTGCTGGAGGAAGCTTACGCAGCGCATATTGCGTAACGATGACGCGTTTTCCGGTATCGATTACGTTGGGCGGCGCGCGATATCAGCTACGAACGAACGGCCCCCATTTCAGTGCGCGACGGGTCGCGAGACGCAAGCGAACCAAGGAAACGCGGAAAGAAGAACTGACAAACGGGGGGCCGAGCAGGAAAATCCTGGAGGCCGCTGATCGAGGCCTCCGGTTGGGTGAGTTTGTCGATATGAACGGAGGACGCGCCCCTATCGATGTGTTATGCGATTCCTCTTCACCTGCTCGGGGCTAGCGGCATTTCAGCGCCGCATCACCTTTTCGCTCCCAGCCGTAAAGCGCGCTGCCGACTCTGCTCGTCGCGAGCTGCCGTCTGATCGGATTCCGCGCCGACCCAGCCGCCGAGATTGTCGAGCGCAATGCCGGTCAGCGCATGCATCCAGTCGTCGCGCTCGTTCAGGCACGGGATCGCATGAAACTCACCGCCACCCGCTTCCAGAAAAATCGCCTTGCCCTCCATCGCGATTTCTTCCAGCGTTTCCAGGCAATCGGCGACGAAGCCTGGGCAGACGACATCGACGCGGCCGGTTTTTTGCCGGCCCAGTTCGGTCAGCAGGCCGGCGGTATAGGGCTGCAGCCATTCGCTGCGGCCGAAGCGCGATTGAAAGCAGACCTGATAACGGCTTGCCTCGAGGCCCAGCGCTTCGGCCAGCAGGCGGCCGGTCTTCTGGCACTCGCAGTGGTAAGGATCGCCGGCTTCCAGCGTCGCCTTCGGCACGCCGTGAAAGCTCATCAGCAGCTTGTCCGGCCGGCCGTGCGTCATCCAGTAATCGCGGACGCTTTGCGCAAGCGCTGCGATGTAGCGCGGATCGTCGTGATAATGCTTAACGAGCCGCAGTTCGGGCGGATTGCGCAGTCCGGTCAGCTCCCGGAAAACGACATCGAAAACCGTGCCCACAGTGCTGGCGGCGTATTGGGGGTAGAGCGGGAGAAGCAGAATGCGCTCGCAATGCCGTTCGCGGAGGCTGGCCAGGACGGACGGGATGGACGGACTGCCGTAGCGCATCGCGTGCTCGATGATAAGCGGCGCCGCGCCTGAGGTTTTCAGGCGCTCGCCGAGATAGCCGCGCAGCATCCCGGCCTGACGCTCGGTATGCACGCGCAGCGGCGAGCCTTCAGCCATCCAGATTTGCGCGTACTTTTCCGCCGATTTTTTCGGCCGAACGTTCAGAATGACGCCATTCAGGATCAGCCACCACAGCGGTCGCCAAATCTCGATCACGCGGCGATCCGATAAAAATTCCTTCAGATACGGCCGCAACGCGCGCGCCGTCGGTGCGTCCGGAGTGCCCAGGTTAACGAGCAGAACCGCAGTCTTGGGGGCAGTACCGTGGGTCCAAGTGGATAGTGACATATTGAACCGGGGATCAGGCCCCGTAGTTGAATCGGGGATCGTGCCCCAGGCGTCAATGCGACAACGCGCTCGACAACAACTTCGCCGTCACATCGACAATCGGAATGATGCGCTCATACGCCATGCGCGTCGGGCCGATCACACCGACGGTGCCGACCACGCGGCCATCGACTTCATACGGCGCGGTCACCACGCTGCATTCGTCGAGCGGCAGCAAACCCGATTCGCCGCCGATGAAAATCTGCACGCCTTGGGCGCGGCCGCTGATATCGAGCAGTTGCAGCAGCGCTGTTTTCTGTTCGAACAGATCGAACAAATCGCGCAGGCTTTTCATGTTCGAAGACAGATCCTCTACGCGCAGCAGATTGTGCTCGCCGGACATCACGTAATCTTCACCGGTTTCCGACATGGCCTGACTGCCGGCCTCGAGCGCTGCCGTCAGAAGCTGATTCAAATCGTGGTGCAACTGCTTCAGTTCATCCTGGATCAGGTGTTTGATTTCCCCGAACGTGCGCCCGGCGTAATTCTGGTTGAACATGTTCGCCGCGCGCGTCAGTTCCGAACCGCTGTAAGTCTTGTCGGTGACGATGATGCGATTCTGCACGTCGCCGTCCGGCGCCACCACGATCAGCAATATGCGTTTGTCCGACAGGCTCAAAAATTCGATATGGCGGAATGCGGTGTTGCGTCGTTTCGGCGTCATCACCACGCCGGCGAAATGCGTGAGCCCCGATAGCAATTGCGACGCCGAACTCATCAGCTTTTGCGGCTGATCGGCCTGCAACTGGCCTTCGAGCTGGAAAATCTCGGCCCGATCCAGGGGTTTGAGGGTCAGCAGGGTATCGACGAAAAAGCGGTAGCCACGCGCGGTCGGGATGCGGCCGGCCGAAGTGTGGGGGCTCGCGATCAAGCCCATTTCTTCGAGATCGGCCATCACATTGCGTATGCTGGCCGGGCTCAGGTCGAGCCCTGACATTTTCGATAACGCGCGCGAGCCGACCGGCTGTCCTTCGGCGATGTAGCGCTCGACCAGCGTCTTCAGCAGCACCTGCGCGCGTTCATTCAACATGACGGCATTTTACACGTTCGGCGTGAGCGACGCCCTGACAGCTTTGTCTCGCAAGAACCGATATGGTTTAATCCGGGCATGAATACGACGCCGATAACCGCGCAGCAAACCGCGTCTTTTCAGACCGTTGCGCTGATCGGGAAATACAAGAGCCCGGAGATTGCGGGATCGCTCCTGCAGCTCGCCGATTTCCTGAAAGCGCGCGGCGTGAACGTGCTGCTCGACCGCCTGACTTCGGCGCACGTCGGCGCTTGCGGTTACCCGGTGCTGCTGCTCGAAGAAATCGGCAGGCGCGCCGACCTCGCGATCGTGCTGGGCGGCGACGGCACCATGCTCAACATCGCGCGCACGCTGGCGCCTTTCGAGGTGGCGCTGGTAGGCGTCAATCAGGGCCGGCTCGGTTTTCTGACCGATATTTCGATCGACACCATGTTCGAGACGATCGGCGCGATCCTCGATGGACAGTACGTCGCGGAAGACCGCATGCTGCTTGACGCCGAAGTATTCAGCGGCGATCAAAGCGTGTTCGGCGTGCTCGCGTTCAACGACGTCGTCGTCAGCAAAGGCACGAAGAGCAGCATGATCGAGTTCGAGGTTCGCATCGATGGCCGCTTTCTGTACCGGCAGCGCTCCGATGGCCTGATCATCGCCAGCCCGACCGGATCGACCGCTTACGCATTATCGGCCGGCGGCCCGGTGCTGCACCCGGGGCTGAATCTGATGGCGCTGGTGCCGATTTGCCCGCATACGTTTTCGACGCGCCCGATCGTGGTCGCCAGCGGCTCGGTGATCGAAGTGATGATGCGCGATACCGTCGATGCGCGGGCGCATTTCGACAGTCATTCCAATTTCGATTTGCGCGAGGCCGATCGCGTCGTCGTCCGCCGCTATGCGAACAGCATACGGCTGCTGCATCCGCTGGGCCACGACTACTACCATACGCTGCGTGAGAAACTGCATTGGAGCGAGACGTTGTGAGCGAACCGTGAACAAATGCGGGCAAACGGCGAAAGACGATCGGTGAACGGTAAGATCACGCTTTATTGCTGGCTTTTTGCACTTCGCCGTTCACCAGCCCTCGAATGCTGACCACACTCTCCATCCGCAACTTCATCATCGTCGAATCCGCCGAGCTCGAATTCTCTTCAGGCTTCACGGTTCTGACCGGAGAAACCGGCGCTGGCAAATCCGTGCTCATCGATGCCCTGGCATTGGCGCTCGGCGAGCGCGCCGACTCCAGCGTTGTCCGCGGCGGATGCGATCGCGCCGAAATCAGCGCCGGGTTTGAAATCGGCGAAAGCGGCGCTCTCGGACGCTGGCTCAGCGACAACGACTTGACTGGCGACGCCGGCGTTTGCCTGATGCGCCGCGCGATCGACGCGCAAGGCCGCTCGCGCGGTTTCATTAACGGGCGCGCCTGCACCCTGGCGCAAATGCGCGAAGCCGGCGAGTTGCTCGTCGATATCCACGGCCAGCACGCGCATCAATCGCTCCTGAAAGCCGCGATGCAGCGCGAACTGCTCGACACGTACGGTGGCTTGCAGGAGCGGGTTGCGACCGTCGCCGCCAGCTACCGTGAATGGCGGTCGGTGCGCGACAAGCGGATTACCGTCGATGCCGCCGCGGCGACGTTCGCGGCTCAACAGGACGAGTTGCAATGGCAGTTGCGCGAACTCGACGCTTTGCAACTCGCCGACGGTGAATGGCAGCAGATCAATATCGAATACGCGCGGCTCGCGCACGCGGCGAGTTTGCTTGAAACCGCGCAAAGCGGGATCGAGTTGTTGTCCGAGGCCGAAGGCGCGTGTCTGACGCAGCTCCACGCGTTCTCGGCGCGCGTGACCAGCCAGATCGATTACGATCCGGCGCTGCACGAGTTGCTGGGGCTGATCGAACCCGCGCGCATTCAGTTGCAGGAAGCCGTTTATTTTTTGCGTCATTATCAGGAACGGCTCGACCTCGATCCCGATCGTTACGCACGCGCCGAGCAGCGTCTCGCTGTTCTGCACGCGGCCGCGCGCAAGTTTCGCGTCCAACCCGAAGCGCTGCCCGCGTTGCTGAGCGAACTGCGCGCGCGCATTGCAGAGTTGCAGCAGACAAGCGATCGTGCGGCGCTTGTGGAGCGCGAAGCCGCGGCCGAGGCTTGTTACCGGGAAGCGGCTGCGCGATTAAGCACGGATCGCAAACGCGCTGCGCGCGAGCTTTCGCTAAAAGTCAGCGTCGCGATGGGCGAAATGGCGATGAGCGGCAGCCGATTCGAGATCGCGCTGACGCCGCTTGCCGAGGCGGCCGCATCAGGGCTTGAACGCATAGAGTTCCTGGTCGCGACACAAACCGGGGCCGAACCCTCCGCGCTGGGCAAAATTGCTTCGGGCGGAGAGCTGTCGCGCATCAGCCTGGCGATTCAGACCGTGACCAGCCAGCTCGCGCATGTACCGACACTGATTTTCGACGAAGTCGATGCCGGAATTGGCGGCCGCGTCGCCGAAATAGTCGGCCGCATGCTGCACAAGCTTGGCCGCAAGCGCCAGGCGATGTGCATCACGCACCTACCGCAAGTCGCGGCGGCCGCGGATCAGCAGTGGCAAGTGGTAAAGACCAGCGGCAGGAACGGCGCGTCGTGCCGCATCATTCTGCTCAACGAGGCCGCCCGCGCTGAGGAGATTGCGCGCATGCTGGGTGGCGTCAAAATCACCGACGCGACGCGCAGACACGCTGAGGAGATGCTTAAAAACCGAGGTTAGGGAGCAGGGGAAAGGAAAAAGCGAAGGGAATAAGGACGCCTATTCGCTGACATTGGCGCTGCCCCTCTGCCCCTGACCCGATCAGGAACCAGTCTTGTTCGGGCACTGCGGCTTGGTGCAATCGGCGTAGATGTACAGCGAGTGGTCATGAATTGCGAAGCCGCGGTCTTTCGCGATCTTGATCTGGCGGCGTTCGATTTCGCGGTCGTAAAACTCCTCGACGAGCCCGCATTGCAGGCACACGAGATGATCGTGCTCGCCGGCGTCGGTCATTTCGAACACCGACTTGCCGCTCTCGAAATGGCGGCGCACCAAAAGACCGGCCTGCTCGAATTGCGTGAGTACGCGATACACGGTGGCGAGGCCAACGTCCATGCCTTCGTTGAGCAAAAGCTTGTAAACGTCTTCAGCGCTGAGATGCCTGACCTTGCTGTTTTCGAACAGATCGAGAATGCGAAGCCGCGGCAGCGTCGCTTTCAGGCCTATGGTCTTGAGATCCTTGGCAGTGCTCATCGGGTGACCACGGCGGAATGAACGGGGGGATGGACGAAGGCTACGACCGCAACGAACGCAAACGTGCGGACTCACTCACACTGCATTGCCACAGTTGCGTTCGTCGGCATTTTCGTTTACCGCTGGGGTATCATATCGGCTTTCATCGCCTTTGCAAACCGCCCGCGCGCTCGGATGCTGGCAGTCGGTTTCAAGCGTTATCAGGCTGTTGAAAAACGTAGCGAGCGCAGCCAAGACGCGAGGCGCGAATGGCCGAGAAAGCGGAATGTATATTGGAATACATGAGCATTTTGAGGCCTTGAGCAACGAAGTATTGGCAAGCGCAGTAGTTTTTCAACAGCCTGTCAGCCGTCGCCGAGCCGCCACTTCTTCTTCGCAACCGGGATGCCTACCATGCGCATAATTATTCTCGCCTCGCTGTTGGTCGCGGCGTGCTCATCCACTCCGCTGTCGCCTCACAAGATCGACATCCAGCAGGGAAATTTCGTCAACCAGGAGATGGTTGCCAAACTGCAGCCCGGCATGACCAGGGCTCAGGTGCGCTTTGTTCTCGGCACCCCACTTGTGAACGATGCGTTCCATAGCGATCGGTGGGACTACGTTTATCGCTACCAGAAGGCGGGTGAAGTGCTCGAACAACGGCGCGTCTCGGCGGTCTTCCAGGGTGACAAGCTGGAAAAAGTCGAAGGCGACGTCGTGCCTGCGACGGGCCTCGCGCCGGAAGTGGCAGGTAGAGATGCCCGCGCAACTGCCGGCGCGAAGGCTGCTGATTCGCGCTCAATTGCCGTCGATACCGCCGCCGACACGCGTACGCGGACTCCGGTTGCGGACGCGTCGAGCAACGCCGGCAAGCCGCGCATTCCTGGAGACGTCGGCGATATTCAGTCCGCGGAATCTGCGCCAAAAGGGAAGCCGGTCGCGGTCAAGCGCCAGGCGGCGAAGGAAGAAAAAAGCATGACTGGAAAGCTCCTCGGTTTTATAGGTTTCGGTGACGACGAGGTTGAAGGCGAAGCAGCGCCGAAACCTACCGTCGAGCGGCTCAAAGGCCCGGCCGTGGCGCGCGTCCAGACCGGCGAGAAGATCAAGGCTGAAGCCGGCGGGACGCAAACCGGAGAATCAGCCGGCAGCGAGCCGAAAACCATTGCCGAGGGCATCGAAGAAGACGGGAAACTGCGCAACCGCGCAGGCAAAACAATCGGCCAGCAGTTGGAGGATAAATTCGGATTTGGGTCCGGCCTTGATAGCGACCGCCCGACCGGTCCGGATGGGCAGGCGGGCGCCAGCGGCAGCGCAGCCAAAGCCGCGAAAGGCGACGGCAAATGGCGCAACCGCGAAGGCAAAACCATTATGGAACAGGTGCGCGAGAAGTTCGGCTTCGGCGACGACGAGTCTGAAGCGGAAGCGGAAGACGTGAGCGCCGGGACGAAAAGCGCGGACAAGCCAGCCGAAGTAACGGGCAGCAAGGACACGACCGCGCGCAGCAAGGGCAGTGGCGGTTTTGAATTCCGCAATCGGGAAGGCAAGACCGTTATGGAACAGTTGCGCGAGAAGTTCAGCCTCGAAGGTCCCGACGAGGAAGCAAGAGAAGAAACTGTCCGCTCCGAGACGGTTTCAAAAAGCAGG
Coding sequences within it:
- a CDS encoding alkaline phosphatase, producing the protein MKFVSCSTIAVVAIAASAVLTPVSLAQQSAAPVVKGPESVQDWFQSGQQFIEDARHDTRRINRHAKNVILFVGDGLGVSTASAARILEGQMNGKPGEENQLFFEKLPFLALSKTYSWDQQTPDSAPTMTAMVTGYKAREGMLAVDHTTSRLECDAQTIASKSLATILEQAAYQGKDTGVVSTARITHATPAANYAHTAVRDWESDAEIRSHEKTAKLAPGACGVKDIARQMIEVSDHVKRSLKVALGGGRPYFISDKLADPEDPTATGRRKDGRDLTAEWVSSRGKKAAYVWNKSQFDAATPANTDYLLGLFERSHMQFEADRAKDVGGEPSLTEMTEKAIDLLAKNHKGFYLHVESGRIDHAHHAGNPYRALTDTIEFAKAIKKAYEMTDPKETLIIITADHSHVFTIAGYPHRGNPILGKVAEVPNKDGEPTELAQDLLGLPYTTLSYANGPGYTGASDAQPAGIKTFPHNPKTFTNGAARPDLTNVDTTTPAFMPEATVPLGSETHSGEDVAIYAIGPKAHLVHGVMEQHFIYHVMKEAFGF
- the fur gene encoding ferric iron uptake transcriptional regulator; this translates as MSTAKDLKTIGLKATLPRLRILDLFENSKVRHLSAEDVYKLLLNEGMDVGLATVYRVLTQFEQAGLLVRRHFESGKSVFEMTDAGEHDHLVCLQCGLVEEFYDREIERRQIKIAKDRGFAIHDHSLYIYADCTKPQCPNKTGS
- a CDS encoding ferrochelatase, which encodes MSLSTWTHGTAPKTAVLLVNLGTPDAPTARALRPYLKEFLSDRRVIEIWRPLWWLILNGVILNVRPKKSAEKYAQIWMAEGSPLRVHTERQAGMLRGYLGERLKTSGAAPLIIEHAMRYGSPSIPSVLASLRERHCERILLLPLYPQYAASTVGTVFDVVFRELTGLRNPPELRLVKHYHDDPRYIAALAQSVRDYWMTHGRPDKLLMSFHGVPKATLEAGDPYHCECQKTGRLLAEALGLEASRYQVCFQSRFGRSEWLQPYTAGLLTELGRQKTGRVDVVCPGFVADCLETLEEIAMEGKAIFLEAGGGEFHAIPCLNERDDWMHALTGIALDNLGGWVGAESDQTAARDEQSRQRALRLGAKR
- the recN gene encoding DNA repair protein RecN codes for the protein MLTTLSIRNFIIVESAELEFSSGFTVLTGETGAGKSVLIDALALALGERADSSVVRGGCDRAEISAGFEIGESGALGRWLSDNDLTGDAGVCLMRRAIDAQGRSRGFINGRACTLAQMREAGELLVDIHGQHAHQSLLKAAMQRELLDTYGGLQERVATVAASYREWRSVRDKRITVDAAAATFAAQQDELQWQLRELDALQLADGEWQQINIEYARLAHAASLLETAQSGIELLSEAEGACLTQLHAFSARVTSQIDYDPALHELLGLIEPARIQLQEAVYFLRHYQERLDLDPDRYARAEQRLAVLHAAARKFRVQPEALPALLSELRARIAELQQTSDRAALVEREAAAEACYREAAARLSTDRKRAARELSLKVSVAMGEMAMSGSRFEIALTPLAEAAASGLERIEFLVATQTGAEPSALGKIASGGELSRISLAIQTVTSQLAHVPTLIFDEVDAGIGGRVAEIVGRMLHKLGRKRQAMCITHLPQVAAAADQQWQVVKTSGRNGASCRIILLNEAARAEEIARMLGGVKITDATRRHAEEMLKNRG
- the hrcA gene encoding heat-inducible transcriptional repressor HrcA; translated protein: MLNERAQVLLKTLVERYIAEGQPVGSRALSKMSGLDLSPASIRNVMADLEEMGLIASPHTSAGRIPTARGYRFFVDTLLTLKPLDRAEIFQLEGQLQADQPQKLMSSASQLLSGLTHFAGVVMTPKRRNTAFRHIEFLSLSDKRILLIVVAPDGDVQNRIIVTDKTYSGSELTRAANMFNQNYAGRTFGEIKHLIQDELKQLHHDLNQLLTAALEAGSQAMSETGEDYVMSGEHNLLRVEDLSSNMKSLRDLFDLFEQKTALLQLLDISGRAQGVQIFIGGESGLLPLDECSVVTAPYEVDGRVVGTVGVIGPTRMAYERIIPIVDVTAKLLSSALSH
- a CDS encoding outer membrane protein assembly factor BamE; this encodes MRIIILASLLVAACSSTPLSPHKIDIQQGNFVNQEMVAKLQPGMTRAQVRFVLGTPLVNDAFHSDRWDYVYRYQKAGEVLEQRRVSAVFQGDKLEKVEGDVVPATGLAPEVAGRDARATAGAKAADSRSIAVDTAADTRTRTPVADASSNAGKPRIPGDVGDIQSAESAPKGKPVAVKRQAAKEEKSMTGKLLGFIGFGDDEVEGEAAPKPTVERLKGPAVARVQTGEKIKAEAGGTQTGESAGSEPKTIAEGIEEDGKLRNRAGKTIGQQLEDKFGFGSGLDSDRPTGPDGQAGASGSAAKAAKGDGKWRNREGKTIMEQVREKFGFGDDESEAEAEDVSAGTKSADKPAEVTGSKDTTARSKGSGGFEFRNREGKTVMEQLREKFSLEGPDEEAREETVRSETVSKSREPELKTGSGTISADNYKPDSSSSSGKSLKDKVLDIFGFD
- a CDS encoding NAD kinase; translation: MNTTPITAQQTASFQTVALIGKYKSPEIAGSLLQLADFLKARGVNVLLDRLTSAHVGACGYPVLLLEEIGRRADLAIVLGGDGTMLNIARTLAPFEVALVGVNQGRLGFLTDISIDTMFETIGAILDGQYVAEDRMLLDAEVFSGDQSVFGVLAFNDVVVSKGTKSSMIEFEVRIDGRFLYRQRSDGLIIASPTGSTAYALSAGGPVLHPGLNLMALVPICPHTFSTRPIVVASGSVIEVMMRDTVDARAHFDSHSNFDLREADRVVVRRYANSIRLLHPLGHDYYHTLREKLHWSETL